One window of the Eucalyptus grandis isolate ANBG69807.140 chromosome 8, ASM1654582v1, whole genome shotgun sequence genome contains the following:
- the LOC104457388 gene encoding casein kinase II subunit alpha-2, producing the protein MRASRRRAPPPFHLHLLLALALVALRAPVAHLPVAGTPGGGGDSTPAPRHGGRRDREISRRSDLGSMSKARVYADVNVIRPKEYWDYESLAVQWGNQDDYEVVRKVGRGKYSEVFEGINVNTNEKCVIKILKPVKKKKIKREIKILQNLCGGTNVVKLFDVVRDQHSKTPSLIFEYVNSTDFKVLYPTLTDYDICYYIYELLKALDFCHSQGIMHRDVKPHNVMIDHELRKLRLIDWGLAEFYHPGKEYNVRVASRHYKGPELLVDLQDYDYSLDMWSLGCMFAGMIFRKDPFFYGHDNQDQLVKIAKVLGTDELNAYLNKYHLELDPQLDALVGRHSRKPWTKFINADNQHVVSPQAIDFLDHLLRYDHQERVTAKEAMSHSYFSQVRAAENSWMRT; encoded by the exons ATGAGAGCATCCCGCCGCCGCGCGCCGCCTCCcttccacctccacctcctgcTCGCGCTCGCCCTCGTCGCCCTCCGCGCGCCGGTCGCGCACCTCCCTGTCGCGGGCacccccggcggcggcggcgactccACCCCCGCCCCCCGCCACGGCGGCCGCCGCGATCGCGAGATCTCGCGCCGGAGCGACCTTGGAAGCATGTCCAAAGCCCGGGTTTACGCCGACGTCAACGTGATCCGGCCCAAGGAGTACTGGGATTACGAGTCCCTCGCGGTGCAGTGGGG TAACCAAGATGACTATGAAGTAGTTCGGAAAGTCGGAAGGGGAAAATATAGTGAGGTCTTTGAAGGAATAAATGTCAATACCAATGAGAAATGTGTAATCAAGATCCTCAAACCtgtcaagaagaagaag ataaaaagagagataaaaataCTCCAGAACCTATGTGGGGGCACAAACGTCGTGAAACTTTTTGATGTCGTTAGGGATCAGCATTCAAAGACTCCTAGTTTGATATTTGAGTATGTCAACAGTACAGATTTCAAAGTGTTGTACCCAACATTGACTGATTATGACATATGCTACTACATATACGAGCTCCTCAAG GCATTAGATTTCTGCCATTCACAAGGAATAATGCATAGGGATGTTAAGCCTCACAATGTCATGATAGACCATGAGTTGCGAAAACTCCGCTTGATAGATTGGGGTCTAGCTGAATTTTATCATCCTGGCAAAGAATATAACGTCCGGGTTGCTTCCAG GCACTATAAGGGACCGGAACTTCTTGTTGATTTGCAAGACTATGACTATTCTTTGGATATGTGGAGCCTCGGTTGCATGTTCGCTGGAATG ATTTTTCGGAAGGACCCATTTTTTTATGGCCATGACAACCAAGATCAGCTCGTTAAAATTGCCAAG GTTCTTGGTACAGATGAGTTGAATGCATATCTCAACAAGTATCATCTGGAGCTTGATCCTCAACTTGATGCACTTGTTGGGAG GCATAGCAGGAAGCCCTGGACCAAATTCATAAACGCGGACAACCAACATGTGGTTTCTCCTCAG GCCATTGATTTTCTTGATCATCTACTTCGGTATGATCATCAAGAAAGAGTAACCGCCAAAGAAGCTATG AGCCACTCATACTTCTCTCAAGTGAGGGCTGCAGAAAATAGCTGGATGCGGACTTAA